A single window of Ananas comosus cultivar F153 linkage group 19, ASM154086v1, whole genome shotgun sequence DNA harbors:
- the LOC109724907 gene encoding double-strand break repair protein MRE11 isoform X2 translates to MEDTINTLRVLIATDCHLGYMEKDEIRRFDSFQAFEEICSIAEQKQVDLLLLGGDLFHENKPSRSTLVKAIEILRRYCLNDRPVQFQVVSDQTVNFQNIFGHVNYEDPHFNIGLPVFTIHGNHDDPAGVDNLSAIDILSACNLVNYFGKMVLGGSGVGQITLCPILIKKGTTSVALYGLGNIRDERLNRMFQTPHAVQWMRPEPQDGVPVSAWFNILVLHQNRIKTNPKNAINEHFLPRFLDFVVWGHEHECLVDPQEVPGMGFHITQPGSSVATSLIDGEAKPKHVLLLEIKGTEYRPTKIPLKSVRPFEYAEVVLKDEAEVDPNNQMSVLEYLDKVVRNLIERSSKVTVNKSELKLPLVRIKVDYSGFSTINPQRFGQKYVGKVANPQDILIFSKAAKKRQSLQENIDDSEKLRPEELNQQNIEALVAESNLKMEILPVNDLDIALHDFVNKDDKMAFYSCLQHNLEETRNKLTAEADNLKIEEDDIILKVGKCMEERVKDRSMRSKESIRFSSSSQNFQDNRGKAITGPSSPHFSDEEDTRHMLVTSKSTGRGRKASDVSRSGAPKRGRARGSNSLKQMTLDATMRVRHSERPASASATAAVRSIVDEVDSSSEETEAYEINEVVENSEPEESFQEKGRKRAASRGRGRGRGRGSASSAKRGRKSDLSSIHSMLMNTKDDDDDDDEMSDKSKKAQPRVTRNYGAIRKR, encoded by the exons AT GGAGGACACAATTAACACTCTCCGAGTGCTCATTGCCACTGATTGCCACCTAGGTTATATGGAGAAAGATGAAATACGTAGGTTTGACTCATTTCAGGCATTTGAAGAAATTTGCTCTATAGCTGAACAAAAGCAG GTAGATCTCTTACTACTTGGTGGTGATCTTTTCCATGAGAATAAGCCTTCGCGATCAACACTAGTGAAGGCCATTGAGATCCTAAGGCGCTATTGCCTAAATGACCGGCCAGTTCAGTTCCAGGTTGTTAGTGATCAGACAGTGAACTTCCAGAACAT ATTTGGTCATGTAAACTATGAAGATCCGCACTTCAATATTGGCTTGCCAGTTTTCACTATCCATGGGAATCACGACGATCCTGCTGGAGTG GATAACCTTTCTGCTATTGATATTCTCTCTGCATGCAATCTTGTTAATTACTTTGGAAAGATGGTCCTTGGGGGCTCTGGCGTTGGTCAAATAACACTCTGTCCTATACTTATCAAAAAG GGTACAACTTCGGTGGCCTTGTATGGCCTTGGAAACATCAGAGATGAACGACTTAATAGAATGTTTCAG ACACCTCATGCAGTGCAATGGATGCGACCTGAACCCCAAGATGGAGTCCCGGTGTCTGCTTGGTTCAATATTTTGGTTCTTCATCAGAACAG AATCAAGACAAACCCCAAGAATGCAATAAATGAGCATTTCTTACCACGGTTTTTGGACTTTGTGGTATGGGGACATGAACATGAATGCCTAGTTGATCCACAG GAAGTTCCTGGAATGGGATTTCATATTACCCAGCCGGGTTCATCAGTTGCCACATCACTGATTGACGGGGAAGCAAAACCTAAGCATGTGCTTCTCTTGGAAATTAAG GGAACTGAATATCGGCCAACTAAAATACCTTTGAAGTCAGTCAGACCATTTGAGTATGCTGAG GTTGTGTTGAAAGATGAAGCTGAGGTTGACCCCAACAATCAGATGTCAGTTCTTGAATATCTGGATAAAGTT GTGAGGAACTTGATTGAGAGAAGTAGCAAAGTAACTGTCAACAAGTCAGAGCTCAAACTTCCTCTTGTTAGAATCAAG GTTGATTACTCTGGGTTTTCAACAATAAACCCTCAAAGATTTGGGCAGAAGTATGTGGGAAAG GTTGCCAACCCACAGGACATTCTAATTTTCTCAAAAGCTGCAAAGAAACGGCAATCTCTTCAAG AAAATATTGATGATTCTGAAAAACTTCGTCCAGAAGaattaaatcaacaaaatatagAGGCTCTGGTTGCTGAAAGTAACCTG AAAATGGAGATTCTTCCAGTTAACGATTTGGACATTGCTTTACATGACTTCGTTAACAAAGATGACAAAATGGCATTTTACTCCTGCTTGCAGCACAATCTTGAGGAAACACGA AACAAATTGACTGCTGAAGCAGATAATTTGAAGATCGAAGAAGATGACATAATACTTAAAGTGGGCAAGTGCATGGAG GAACGTGTGAAAGATAGGTCAATGCGTTCCAAGGAAAGCATAAGATTCTCATCAAGCTCACAGAACTTCCAG GATAATAGAGGTAAAGCTATAACAGGTCCCAGTAGTCCACATTTTAGTGATGAAGAGGATACAAGGCATATGCTCGTAACTTCAAAATCCACTGGCCGAGGAAGAAAGGCTTCTGATGTTAGCAGAAGTGGAGCCCCTAAGAGAGGCAGGGCAAGAGGCTCCAACAGCTTAAAGCAGATGACTCTTGATGCCACTATGAGAGTCCGCCATTCTGAAAG ACCGGCATCAGCTTCTGCAACGGCTGCTGTTCGAAGCATTGTGGATGAGGTGGACTCTTCAAGTGAAGAAACAGAGGcatatgaaataaatgaagttgTTGAGAATTCT GAACCTGAAGAAAGCTTCCAAGAGAAGGGGCGCAAAAGGGCTGCATCTAGAGGCAGAGGCAGAGGCAGGGGCAGGGGATCTGCATCATCCGCAAAGAGGGGAAGGAAGTCAGATTTATCTTCCATTCATAGCATGCTTATGAATACAAaggatgatgatgacgatgatgatgagaTGTCTGACAAATCAAAGAAAGCACAACCTCGT GTAACTAGGAACTATGGGGCTATTCGAAAGAGATGA
- the LOC109724908 gene encoding heterogeneous nuclear ribonucleoprotein U-like protein 1: protein MASKQQRTADGDGPLPREGGPSAKRARSEAVQPFPSPLRVELNPADCDLDFEVGEDGLRGHALHEEGFAYCWSGARASVGMTAGKYCFGCKIISEQVVDMADTPSDQQHLCRVGISRGADPVGNLGETDHSFGFGGTGKFSNKGNFSHYGTKFGVGDTIVCAVDLESRPLASIGFSKNGQWLGIAQHFDATSRGLGMVDAPLRTLPWESALFPHVLLKNVAVQLQFSLEDGLVPEDGYKPWSSALADRNAIFGPTFTRQKECQVLMMVGLPASGKTTWAENWVKDHPEKRYILLGTNLALDQMKVPGLLRKNNYGERFERLMNRATGIFNTLLARAAKTPRNYIIDQTNVYKSARNRKLKAFADYHKVAVVIFPPPNELKFRSEKRFKEMGKEVPAEAINEMIANYVLPMKKSMPNSNEVFDEVIFPELGREEAERHLDEMKCALGSPSINFKRGCTPYSREGSIQSVSNRSVVSKEASSVPGDQCPSSQHIVLPPCRDSPSNQQVDPAYPWVGSSGDPMTRSGVLGSHMPQHLQHRSYSEYDRSLPYVPYGTYNTANPYERINREGGWIPPGEVSLHHYQRYSDAEAFRSPGLESSSPYGKSNYTHLFTPPSYAGQPLPSFGHHTGRVHLDEWRNPVQDTYGSPYAAPHPRPPYGAPSPRPTNPRPGFWYR, encoded by the exons ATGGCGTCGAAGCAGCAGCGAACTGCTGATGGGGATGGCCCCCTTCCCCGAGAAGGAGGACCCTCGGCCAAGAGGGCCCGTTCGGAGGCGGTGCAGCCATTCCCCTCTCCCCTCAGGGTGGAGCTCAACCCGGCCGACTGCGACCTAG ATTTCGAGGTGGGTGAAGATGGCCTCCGAGGACATGCGCTGCATGAAGAAGGATTCGCCTACTGCTGGTCCGGTGCCCGAGCTTCTGTTGGGATGACCGCTGGAAAGTACTGCTTCGGTTGCAAAATCATTTCTGAGCAGGTGGTCGACATGGCAGACACGCCCTCTGATCAGCAGCATCTGTGCCGCGTCGGTATTTCGAGAGGGGCCGATCCCGTGGGGAACCTTGGAGAGACTGACCATAGCTTTGGATTTGGCGGGACCGGCAAATTCTCGAACAAGGGCAACTTTTCGCACTACGGTACAAAATTTGGTGTTGGAGATACAATTGTCTGTGCCGTGGACCTCGAGAGTAGGCCGTTAGCTTCAATTGGGTTCTCGAAAAACGGTCAGTGGTTGGGCATTGCCCAGCATTTTGATGCTACTTCAAGGGGTCTTGGCATGGTGGACGCTCCGTTGCGGACTTTGCCCTGGGAATCTGCGTTATTTCCTCATGTTCTCTTGAAAAACGTTGCGGTCCAGTTGCAATTTAGCTTGGAGGATGGGTTGGTTCCGGAGGATGGGTACAAGCCATGGAGTTCAGCCCTTGCAGATCGAAATGCAATATTTGGCCCCACTTTCACGAGGCAAAAAGAATGTCAAGTGTTGATGATGGTTGGCTTACCTGCCTCTGGGAAGACTACATGGGCAGAAAACTGGGTGAAAGATCATCCGGAGAAGCGATACATCCTTCTCGGTACTAACCTTGCTTTGGATCAAATGAAG GTTCCAGGGCTCTTACGTAAGAACAACTATGGTGAACGTTTTGAGCGCTTGATGAATCGTGCGACGGGAATATTTAATACCTTATTAGCTAGGGCTGCAAAGACTCCCCGCAACTACATTATTGATCAAACCAATGTTTACAAGAGTGCTCGTAACCGAAAACTAAAAGCATTTGCAGATTACCACAAG GTAGCAGTTGTCATATTCCCACCACCAAATGAGCTCAAGTTTCGGTCAGAGAAACGATTTAAGGAAATGGGAAAGGAGGTTCCTGCAGAAGCAATAAATGAGATGATTG CCAATTATGTCTTACCAATGAAGAAAAGCATGCCTAATTCAAATGAAGTTTTCGATGAG GTTATATTTCCAGAGTTAGGCAGAGAAGAAGCAGAAAGACACTTAGATGAAATGAAGTGTGCACTAGGATCTCCCAGCATAAATTTTAAGAGGGGTTGCACACCTTATTCTCGTGAAGGCTCCATCCAGTCAGTGTCTAACCGTTCTGTTGTGAGCAAAGAAGCTTCTTCAG TTCCTGGTGATCAGTGCCCGAGTTCTCAGCACATAGTCTTGCCTCCGTGTCGTGATTCCCCAAGTAATCAGCAA GTCGATCCAGCATATCCATGGGTTGGTTCTTCAGGTGATCCCATGACAAGGTCAGGTGTTCTGGGTTCTCACATGCCACAGCATCTCCAGCACAGAAGCTATTCGGAGTATGATAGGAGTTTGCCCTATGTTCCCTATGGAACCTACAATACTGCAAATCCCTACGAGAGAATTAATCGCGAAGGTGGTTGGATCCCTCCGGGTGAAGTTAGCCTCCATCACTATCAAAGATACAGTGATGCGGAAGCCTTCAGGAGTCCTGGCCTTGAGAGTTCAAGTCCTTATGGAAAATCAAACTATACACATTTGTTTACTCCACCTTCGTATGCTGGACAACCATTGCCAAGTTTTGGTCACCATACTGGTAGGGTACATTTGGATGAATGGCGTAACCCTGTACAAGACACCTATG GTTCACCATACGCAGCGCCGCATCCTAGGCCTCCTTATGGAGCCCCTTCCCCAAGGCCCACAAACCCTCGCCCTGGTTTCTGGTATCGCTAA
- the LOC109724907 gene encoding double-strand break repair protein MRE11 isoform X1, whose translation MEDTINTLRVLIATDCHLGYMEKDEIRRFDSFQAFEEICSIAEQKQVDLLLLGGDLFHENKPSRSTLVKAIEILRRYCLNDRPVQFQVVSDQTVNFQNIFGHVNYEDPHFNIGLPVFTIHGNHDDPAGVDNLSAIDILSACNLVNYFGKMVLGGSGVGQITLCPILIKKGTTSVALYGLGNIRDERLNRMFQTPHAVQWMRPEPQDGVPVSAWFNILVLHQNRIKTNPKNAINEHFLPRFLDFVVWGHEHECLVDPQFLQEVPGMGFHITQPGSSVATSLIDGEAKPKHVLLLEIKGTEYRPTKIPLKSVRPFEYAEVVLKDEAEVDPNNQMSVLEYLDKVVRNLIERSSKVTVNKSELKLPLVRIKVDYSGFSTINPQRFGQKYVGKVANPQDILIFSKAAKKRQSLQENIDDSEKLRPEELNQQNIEALVAESNLKMEILPVNDLDIALHDFVNKDDKMAFYSCLQHNLEETRNKLTAEADNLKIEEDDIILKVGKCMEERVKDRSMRSKESIRFSSSSQNFQDNRGKAITGPSSPHFSDEEDTRHMLVTSKSTGRGRKASDVSRSGAPKRGRARGSNSLKQMTLDATMRVRHSERPASASATAAVRSIVDEVDSSSEETEAYEINEVVENSEPEESFQEKGRKRAASRGRGRGRGRGSASSAKRGRKSDLSSIHSMLMNTKDDDDDDDEMSDKSKKAQPRVTRNYGAIRKR comes from the exons AT GGAGGACACAATTAACACTCTCCGAGTGCTCATTGCCACTGATTGCCACCTAGGTTATATGGAGAAAGATGAAATACGTAGGTTTGACTCATTTCAGGCATTTGAAGAAATTTGCTCTATAGCTGAACAAAAGCAG GTAGATCTCTTACTACTTGGTGGTGATCTTTTCCATGAGAATAAGCCTTCGCGATCAACACTAGTGAAGGCCATTGAGATCCTAAGGCGCTATTGCCTAAATGACCGGCCAGTTCAGTTCCAGGTTGTTAGTGATCAGACAGTGAACTTCCAGAACAT ATTTGGTCATGTAAACTATGAAGATCCGCACTTCAATATTGGCTTGCCAGTTTTCACTATCCATGGGAATCACGACGATCCTGCTGGAGTG GATAACCTTTCTGCTATTGATATTCTCTCTGCATGCAATCTTGTTAATTACTTTGGAAAGATGGTCCTTGGGGGCTCTGGCGTTGGTCAAATAACACTCTGTCCTATACTTATCAAAAAG GGTACAACTTCGGTGGCCTTGTATGGCCTTGGAAACATCAGAGATGAACGACTTAATAGAATGTTTCAG ACACCTCATGCAGTGCAATGGATGCGACCTGAACCCCAAGATGGAGTCCCGGTGTCTGCTTGGTTCAATATTTTGGTTCTTCATCAGAACAG AATCAAGACAAACCCCAAGAATGCAATAAATGAGCATTTCTTACCACGGTTTTTGGACTTTGTGGTATGGGGACATGAACATGAATGCCTAGTTGATCCACAG TTTCTGCAGGAAGTTCCTGGAATGGGATTTCATATTACCCAGCCGGGTTCATCAGTTGCCACATCACTGATTGACGGGGAAGCAAAACCTAAGCATGTGCTTCTCTTGGAAATTAAG GGAACTGAATATCGGCCAACTAAAATACCTTTGAAGTCAGTCAGACCATTTGAGTATGCTGAG GTTGTGTTGAAAGATGAAGCTGAGGTTGACCCCAACAATCAGATGTCAGTTCTTGAATATCTGGATAAAGTT GTGAGGAACTTGATTGAGAGAAGTAGCAAAGTAACTGTCAACAAGTCAGAGCTCAAACTTCCTCTTGTTAGAATCAAG GTTGATTACTCTGGGTTTTCAACAATAAACCCTCAAAGATTTGGGCAGAAGTATGTGGGAAAG GTTGCCAACCCACAGGACATTCTAATTTTCTCAAAAGCTGCAAAGAAACGGCAATCTCTTCAAG AAAATATTGATGATTCTGAAAAACTTCGTCCAGAAGaattaaatcaacaaaatatagAGGCTCTGGTTGCTGAAAGTAACCTG AAAATGGAGATTCTTCCAGTTAACGATTTGGACATTGCTTTACATGACTTCGTTAACAAAGATGACAAAATGGCATTTTACTCCTGCTTGCAGCACAATCTTGAGGAAACACGA AACAAATTGACTGCTGAAGCAGATAATTTGAAGATCGAAGAAGATGACATAATACTTAAAGTGGGCAAGTGCATGGAG GAACGTGTGAAAGATAGGTCAATGCGTTCCAAGGAAAGCATAAGATTCTCATCAAGCTCACAGAACTTCCAG GATAATAGAGGTAAAGCTATAACAGGTCCCAGTAGTCCACATTTTAGTGATGAAGAGGATACAAGGCATATGCTCGTAACTTCAAAATCCACTGGCCGAGGAAGAAAGGCTTCTGATGTTAGCAGAAGTGGAGCCCCTAAGAGAGGCAGGGCAAGAGGCTCCAACAGCTTAAAGCAGATGACTCTTGATGCCACTATGAGAGTCCGCCATTCTGAAAG ACCGGCATCAGCTTCTGCAACGGCTGCTGTTCGAAGCATTGTGGATGAGGTGGACTCTTCAAGTGAAGAAACAGAGGcatatgaaataaatgaagttgTTGAGAATTCT GAACCTGAAGAAAGCTTCCAAGAGAAGGGGCGCAAAAGGGCTGCATCTAGAGGCAGAGGCAGAGGCAGGGGCAGGGGATCTGCATCATCCGCAAAGAGGGGAAGGAAGTCAGATTTATCTTCCATTCATAGCATGCTTATGAATACAAaggatgatgatgacgatgatgatgagaTGTCTGACAAATCAAAGAAAGCACAACCTCGT GTAACTAGGAACTATGGGGCTATTCGAAAGAGATGA